A genome region from Chitinophagales bacterium includes the following:
- a CDS encoding O-antigen ligase family protein, which produces MNAISKLHLGIFWSYGILTIACIAGAFAFDFLPLAGVPALVPAIWLGITNFNLLYFLLLASLPVSFEYSFSNSLATDLPTEPLMVGLMLVTFFFLLTQPKFLSTNFLNHPVLLLLLLYVAWFFISALNSLNFTVSLKIFLAKIWYTTVFVYLTAIVIRSHQHLKTAFWCIFGTLLFATTIIFIRHALTGFGFEEINSCVGPFFSNHVNYALMLMAFYPFVWLAATWYKKGSWQHWLLLFAKVFFVAAIYFSYTRAAIGAIVLMIPFFFIVKWRLVKLALAVAAIAAILGAVYITDNNRYLKHAPEFDETIWHDEFGDHLNATLEGKDVSSMERVYRWIAGVRMIADRPLMGVGPGNFYPFYKKYAVSSFETWVSDNEERSTIHNYFLTLWVEQGIVGLCIFLILTATIFIVGENAFHTQTSTHNAYVVMAALVALMSIYVSLTLNDMLETDKIGTLYLFFISLIVIMATHGLADTDSEQR; this is translated from the coding sequence ATGAACGCTATTTCCAAGCTGCATTTGGGAATATTTTGGAGCTACGGCATACTCACCATTGCTTGTATAGCCGGAGCTTTTGCTTTCGACTTTTTACCGCTGGCAGGCGTGCCGGCTTTGGTTCCTGCAATTTGGCTGGGTATTACCAACTTTAATTTGCTGTATTTTTTACTGCTGGCTTCGCTGCCAGTTTCTTTTGAATATAGTTTTAGCAATTCTTTGGCAACCGATTTGCCCACCGAGCCGCTCATGGTTGGTTTAATGCTGGTTACATTTTTCTTTTTGCTTACGCAGCCTAAATTTCTTTCAACAAATTTTTTGAACCATCCGGTACTATTGCTCTTACTGCTTTATGTAGCATGGTTTTTTATTTCTGCCCTCAACTCTTTAAATTTCACCGTTTCGCTAAAAATTTTTCTTGCTAAAATTTGGTACACCACTGTATTTGTGTACTTAACAGCCATTGTTATTCGTTCGCACCAACATTTAAAAACAGCATTTTGGTGCATCTTTGGCACATTGCTTTTTGCCACTACAATTATTTTCATCCGCCATGCTTTAACCGGTTTTGGATTTGAAGAAATAAACAGTTGTGTAGGTCCATTTTTTAGTAACCACGTAAACTATGCCTTAATGCTCATGGCTTTTTATCCATTTGTGTGGCTGGCAGCTACATGGTACAAAAAAGGCTCTTGGCAACACTGGCTTTTGCTATTTGCAAAGGTATTTTTTGTGGCAGCCATTTATTTTTCGTACACCCGTGCAGCCATTGGCGCCATAGTACTTATGATTCCGTTTTTCTTTATTGTAAAATGGCGTTTGGTAAAGTTGGCTTTAGCTGTTGCTGCCATTGCAGCCATTTTGGGTGCCGTGTATATTACAGATAATAACCGCTACTTAAAACATGCTCCCGAATTTGACGAAACGATTTGGCACGATGAATTTGGCGACCACCTGAACGCCACTTTAGAAGGAAAAGATGTAAGTAGCATGGAGCGCGTGTATCGCTGGATTGCGGGCGTGCGTATGATTGCCGACAGACCCCTGATGGGAGTTGGCCCCGGCAACTTTTATCCGTTCTACAAAAAATATGCTGTTTCCAGTTTTGAAACTTGGGTGAGCGACAACGAAGAACGCTCTACCATTCACAACTATTTTCTTACGCTTTGGGTGGAGCAAGGCATAGTGGGACTCTGCATTTTTTTAATACTCACTGCTACTATTTTTATAGTTGGCGAAAATGCTTTTCATACACAAACAAGCACTCATAATGCGTATGTGGTAATGGCTGCACTTGTGGCACTCATGAGCATTTATGTTTCGCTTACGCTAAACGATATGCTGGAGACCGATAAAATAGGAACGCTATACCTCTTTTTTATCTCGCTTATTGTAATTATGGCCACTCATGGCTTAGCGGATACGGATAGTGAGCAACGTTAA
- a CDS encoding DUF2795 domain-containing protein — protein MFWTLELASYLEDAPWPSTKDELIDYAIRSGAPVEVVENLQELDDDSEMYEGIEDIWPDYPTKDDFFFNEEEH, from the coding sequence ATGTTTTGGACATTAGAATTAGCATCATACTTAGAAGACGCTCCTTGGCCATCCACCAAAGACGAGCTTATTGACTATGCCATTCGCTCCGGTGCTCCGGTAGAGGTTGTTGAAAACCTCCAAGAGCTGGATGACGATAGTGAAATGTATGAAGGTATTGAAGATATTTGGCCGGATTATCCCACCAAAGACGATTTCTTTTTTAACGAAGAAGAACATTAA
- the atpB gene encoding F0F1 ATP synthase subunit A, which translates to MKKYILFLFTAVLTLGTFATEEAAAGQETAAKQEIFNPTPMILHHIADANEFEIVHGVAVPLPCIIYNRTTGTTSFFMSNNEEAMAAAGYHMHHGRVKPINESEQILDLSITKNVFGMWMAAILLCVVFFSVKGAYEKRKGQAPKGLQSLMEPVILFIRDDVAKQALGHKADTYFPYVMAIFFFILFNNLLGLIPIFPGSANVTGNIAVTMALALITGIVINVKANKHYWKHIFLPDPIWLAPLLVPVELLGVFTKPITLMIRLFANTAAGHIIVLSLVSLIFVFGSIWGTVGSGAGIAVAIPFTLFISVIEVLVAFIQAFIFAMLSAVFIGMAVEDHEGHEAF; encoded by the coding sequence ATGAAAAAGTATATTTTATTCCTCTTTACTGCCGTTTTAACGTTGGGCACTTTTGCCACCGAAGAAGCCGCAGCAGGGCAAGAAACAGCAGCAAAACAGGAGATTTTTAATCCAACTCCTATGATTTTGCATCACATTGCCGATGCCAATGAATTTGAAATCGTGCATGGTGTAGCAGTGCCACTTCCTTGTATTATCTACAACAGAACCACAGGCACTACTTCTTTCTTTATGAGTAATAATGAAGAAGCAATGGCAGCTGCCGGATACCACATGCACCACGGCAGAGTAAAGCCAATAAACGAATCGGAACAAATTTTAGACCTTTCCATTACCAAAAATGTTTTTGGAATGTGGATGGCTGCTATATTGTTGTGTGTAGTATTTTTTAGCGTAAAAGGCGCTTACGAAAAACGTAAAGGCCAAGCTCCTAAAGGCTTGCAATCGCTTATGGAGCCTGTAATTCTGTTTATTAGAGACGATGTGGCAAAACAAGCGTTGGGGCATAAAGCCGATACTTATTTCCCGTATGTAATGGCTATTTTCTTTTTTATATTATTCAATAACCTATTGGGCTTAATCCCTATTTTCCCGGGCAGCGCAAACGTTACCGGAAATATAGCAGTTACTATGGCTTTAGCGCTTATTACAGGTATAGTAATCAATGTAAAAGCCAATAAGCACTATTGGAAACACATCTTTTTGCCCGATCCAATTTGGTTGGCACCATTATTAGTGCCGGTCGAGTTGTTGGGCGTATTTACAAAGCCCATTACGCTAATGATTCGTTTGTTTGCCAATACTGCGGCAGGACACATTATTGTATTGAGTTTGGTAAGTTTAATATTTGTATTTGGCAGCATTTGGGGAACTGTGGGTTCTGGAGCCGGTATTGCAGTGGCCATACCATTTACATTGTTTATCAGTGTTATCGAAGTTTTAGTGGCGTTTATTCAGGCATTCATATTTGCTATGCTTTCGGCAGTGTTTATAGGAATGGCAGTTGAAGACCACGAAGGGCACGAAGCATTTTAA
- the atpE gene encoding ATP synthase F0 subunit C, whose product MLNTVLLEAAVPGIAAIGAGIAAVGAGIGIGKIGSSAAESIARQPEATNDIRAAMILTAAFIEGVALFAVIVALLK is encoded by the coding sequence ATGTTGAACACAGTATTGTTAGAAGCAGCGGTTCCCGGAATCGCAGCTATTGGAGCCGGAATTGCAGCCGTAGGTGCTGGAATCGGTATCGGAAAAATTGGTAGCAGCGCAGCAGAAAGCATCGCTCGCCAACCGGAAGCAACTAACGACATCCGCGCAGCCATGATTTTGACTGCAGCGTTTATCGAGGGTGTTGCCCTGTTTGCGGTGATTGTGGCATTGTTGAAATAA
- the atpF gene encoding F0F1 ATP synthase subunit B: MFTLLSEGSAFSLITPDPGLAIWTVIIFVLLWVILGKFAFKPIANALKEREQSIESALKSAEAAKAEMANLTSKNEALLNEAKEERNKIIADAKKAAEQVKSDIVAKAQAEADAKVQQALREIDNQKRAALADLKNQVGVVALEIAEKVIRKELKGNAEQQAFVADLVKQTNLN; this comes from the coding sequence ATGTTTACATTATTATCAGAAGGAAGCGCATTTAGCCTAATAACTCCGGATCCGGGTTTAGCAATTTGGACCGTAATTATCTTTGTATTGTTATGGGTAATCTTAGGAAAGTTTGCATTTAAGCCAATTGCAAATGCCTTAAAAGAACGCGAGCAAAGCATAGAAAGCGCCTTAAAGAGCGCAGAAGCTGCTAAAGCAGAAATGGCAAATTTAACTTCTAAAAACGAAGCACTATTAAACGAAGCCAAAGAAGAGCGCAACAAAATTATTGCCGATGCTAAAAAAGCAGCCGAGCAAGTAAAAAGCGATATTGTTGCTAAAGCACAAGCCGAAGCAGATGCTAAAGTACAGCAAGCATTGCGCGAAATTGATAACCAAAAACGTGCAGCATTGGCAGATCTTAAAAACCAAGTTGGTGTAGTTGCTTTAGAAATTGCCGAAAAAGTAATTCGCAAAGAGTTGAAAGGCAATGCAGAGCAGCAAGCCTTTGTGGCAGATTTGGTAAAACAAACCAACCTTAACTAA
- the atpH gene encoding ATP synthase F1 subunit delta — MSSFRLASRYSKSLLQLAQERNALETVYTEVVGIHALTAGSKELRLLLKSPIITPDKKLAVLKKLFDGKVSELTYKFLELLVKKGRESFIPDITAAFIEQYKTLKKITTVTLTSATKLDAATVETIVATLKKQANLSEIDLKQKIDESLIGGFVLQYGDKQIDASVQRSLQQLSSAVIDDSFVKKF, encoded by the coding sequence ATGAGTTCATTTCGCTTAGCTTCCAGATATTCAAAATCTTTGTTGCAATTGGCGCAAGAGCGCAATGCTTTAGAAACGGTTTATACTGAAGTAGTAGGCATTCATGCACTTACGGCAGGCAGCAAAGAGTTAAGATTATTATTGAAAAGCCCCATTATTACTCCCGATAAAAAATTGGCTGTTTTAAAAAAGCTATTCGATGGTAAAGTGAGCGAGCTTACCTATAAGTTCTTAGAACTTTTGGTAAAGAAAGGCAGAGAGTCCTTTATTCCAGATATTACTGCTGCTTTTATTGAGCAATATAAAACACTTAAAAAGATAACTACCGTGACCCTTACATCGGCAACTAAATTAGATGCCGCTACGGTAGAAACAATTGTAGCTACATTAAAGAAGCAAGCCAATCTTTCAGAAATTGATCTAAAACAAAAAATAGACGAAAGTTTAATTGGCGGTTTTGTACTGCAATATGGCGATAAACAAATAGATGCCAGTGTGCAACGCAGCTTGCAGCAATTGAGCAGCGCTGTAATAGACGACAGCTTTGTAAAGAAATTCTAA
- the lepB gene encoding signal peptidase I has protein sequence MFAPFYLIWLGVTEQKWGGPAVTYKRGVLREWADAIVFAVVAAWLIRTFVAEAYTIPTGSMEKTLLIGDFLFVSKMHYGARVPMTPLAIPFFHHTIPVLNTNAYSEIIKLPYMKLPSFQKIKRNDMVVFNFPAGDTVTKEFESAQPYYDLVRKDGRDKVWQQYKIITRPVDKRENYIKRCVGLPGDKLEVREGVLYINDQPAYHPAGLNTPYLLIANESQSISPEEMNNFGIEIRGQLDMPGHYVVLMTKENADRFSKHPFVKKLQPWSYDKSIDMGWNLFPNSERYSHWNIDNYGPIYIPKKGATITLNDSTYAFYNRCIRNYEGNTVEQKDGKFFVNGKETSTFTFNYDYYWMMGDNRHNSQDSRFWGFVPEDHIVGKAWFIWLSLDYNASLLKKIRWERLFTSVHGRYAPTEKKYTD, from the coding sequence ATGTTTGCCCCATTTTACTTGATTTGGTTGGGAGTTACAGAGCAAAAATGGGGAGGTCCTGCAGTTACCTATAAGCGTGGAGTGCTTCGCGAGTGGGCCGATGCCATTGTGTTTGCAGTGGTGGCTGCTTGGCTCATAAGAACTTTTGTGGCGGAGGCATACACCATTCCTACCGGCTCTATGGAAAAAACTTTGCTTATTGGCGATTTTCTGTTTGTAAGCAAAATGCACTATGGCGCCCGCGTACCAATGACACCACTTGCCATTCCGTTTTTTCACCATACCATTCCGGTATTAAATACCAATGCTTATTCCGAAATTATTAAGTTGCCATACATGAAGTTGCCTTCGTTTCAAAAAATAAAAAGAAACGATATGGTGGTGTTTAATTTCCCTGCGGGCGATACTGTAACCAAAGAGTTTGAAAGCGCCCAGCCTTATTACGATTTGGTACGGAAAGACGGAAGAGATAAAGTGTGGCAGCAATATAAAATTATTACCCGTCCGGTAGATAAGCGCGAAAACTATATAAAACGCTGTGTTGGCTTGCCGGGCGATAAATTAGAAGTGCGCGAAGGCGTATTGTATATCAACGACCAGCCAGCATACCATCCGGCAGGTTTAAATACTCCGTATTTACTTATTGCCAACGAATCGCAGAGTATTTCGCCCGAGGAAATGAATAACTTTGGAATTGAAATTCGTGGGCAATTAGACATGCCGGGGCATTATGTGGTGTTGATGACAAAAGAAAATGCCGACCGCTTCAGCAAACATCCTTTTGTGAAGAAGTTACAGCCGTGGAGCTACGACAAAAGTATAGACATGGGTTGGAATTTATTTCCAAACAGCGAGCGCTATTCGCATTGGAATATAGACAATTACGGCCCTATCTACATACCTAAAAAAGGCGCCACCATTACGCTAAACGATAGCACTTATGCTTTCTATAACCGCTGCATCCGCAATTACGAAGGCAACACTGTAGAGCAAAAAGACGGTAAGTTTTTTGTAAACGGAAAGGAAACTTCCACATTCACCTTTAATTACGATTATTATTGGATGATGGGCGATAATCGCCATAATTCGCAAGATAGCCGCTTTTGGGGATTTGTGCCCGAAGATCATATTGTAGGAAAAGCATGGTTTATTTGGTTAAGTTTAGATTACAATGCATCGCTGTTGAAAAAAATTCGTTGGGAAAGACTCTTTACCTCCGTGCACGGAAGGTATGCGCCTACCGAGAAAAAATATACAGACTAA
- a CDS encoding transcriptional repressor, which yields MEREEVINEVKGIFSAYLEKKGQRKTIERFVILEEIYSRTDHFDAEVLYIDLKQKKKLNVSRATVYNTLDLLVSCDLVKKHQFGKNQAQYEKSYGYKQHDHIICVDCKKVVEFCDPRIQQIKTMMGDLLNFTITHHSLNLYGICGSCRIKRESK from the coding sequence ATGGAAAGGGAAGAGGTAATTAACGAGGTAAAAGGTATTTTTTCTGCCTATCTTGAAAAAAAAGGGCAGCGGAAAACCATTGAGCGCTTTGTAATTCTCGAAGAAATTTATTCCCGAACAGACCACTTTGATGCTGAGGTATTGTACATAGACTTAAAGCAAAAAAAGAAACTGAATGTAAGCCGCGCTACAGTTTACAATACATTGGATTTGCTGGTAAGTTGCGATTTGGTGAAGAAACACCAATTTGGAAAAAACCAGGCACAGTACGAAAAAAGCTATGGCTACAAGCAGCACGATCATATTATTTGTGTGGACTGCAAAAAGGTAGTAGAGTTTTGCGATCCACGCATTCAGCAAATTAAAACCATGATGGGCGATTTGCTCAATTTTACTATTACACACCACTCTTTAAATTTATATGGCATTTGCGGTAGCTGCCGTATTAAAAGAGAAAGCAAGTAA
- a CDS encoding methylated-DNA--[protein]-cysteine S-methyltransferase has product MNICIQYFSTSLGELILGSFNEQLCLCDWRYRHKRNEIDKRIQQTLSAAYQEKPSATIETTQCQLKEYFSGERTTFELPLLLAGTPFQQQVWNALCNIPYGATATYMSLSEKLGNTKAIRAVAAANGANAISIIIPCHRIIGSNGALIGYAGGLKTKQALLELEQGNISQMKLF; this is encoded by the coding sequence ATGAATATCTGTATCCAGTATTTCAGTACTTCGTTGGGTGAATTGATACTTGGCTCGTTTAATGAGCAACTTTGCTTATGCGACTGGCGCTACCGACATAAAAGAAATGAAATAGACAAACGCATTCAGCAAACCCTAAGTGCTGCTTATCAAGAAAAGCCCTCTGCAACTATTGAAACCACCCAGTGCCAACTCAAAGAATACTTTTCGGGAGAGCGCACAACTTTTGAACTGCCCCTATTGCTTGCAGGTACGCCATTTCAGCAACAGGTTTGGAATGCATTGTGCAACATTCCTTACGGAGCAACTGCCACTTATATGAGTTTATCGGAAAAACTAGGCAACACCAAAGCTATTCGTGCAGTAGCTGCTGCCAATGGAGCCAATGCTATTTCAATTATTATTCCATGTCATAGAATTATTGGCAGCAATGGAGCACTCATTGGCTATGCCGGAGGTTTAAAAACCAAACAAGCATTGCTTGAATTGGAACAAGGTAATATTAGCCAAATGAAACTGTTTTAG
- a CDS encoding response regulator, protein MDTKNIFIADDDEMLGTMLSDFLVEQGCGKVELFPTGEHCLKRMKDVQPDVVVLDYYLNSSNLNAQTGMQILDQVHKQYPGVYVIILSSQTSYFVATRTISKGATHYVIKGKDSFQEVADVIKALDL, encoded by the coding sequence ATGGATACAAAAAATATATTTATTGCCGATGACGATGAAATGCTCGGCACCATGCTCAGCGATTTTTTGGTAGAGCAAGGGTGTGGCAAAGTGGAACTTTTCCCTACGGGAGAGCACTGTCTCAAACGCATGAAAGATGTGCAACCCGATGTGGTTGTTTTAGATTATTATTTAAACTCTTCTAACCTGAATGCCCAAACAGGCATGCAGATTTTAGACCAAGTACACAAGCAATATCCCGGAGTATATGTTATTATTCTAAGTAGCCAAACCAGCTATTTTGTTGCCACTCGCACCATATCAAAAGGAGCTACACATTATGTAATTAAAGGCAAAGATTCTTTTCAAGAAGTAGCCGATGTAATTAAAGCATTGGATTTATAG
- a CDS encoding type B 50S ribosomal protein L31 has product MKEGIHPTSYRTVVFKDISLDKAWLGKSCANTKETTSWEDGNEYPLIKLEISSESHPFYTGKMKFVDTAGRIDRFKKKYAK; this is encoded by the coding sequence ATGAAAGAAGGAATCCATCCTACCAGTTATAGAACCGTTGTTTTTAAAGACATCTCTTTAGATAAAGCATGGTTAGGTAAAAGTTGTGCAAACACAAAAGAAACTACTTCTTGGGAAGACGGCAACGAATATCCATTGATTAAATTAGAGATTTCTAGCGAAAGCCATCCGTTTTATACCGGCAAAATGAAATTTGTTGATACAGCTGGTAGAATTGACCGCTTCAAGAAAAAATACGCTAAATAA
- a CDS encoding DUF2062 domain-containing protein, with the protein MVRDVILRSHEPPITKAASVATGLFWGLSPFWGFHTGGAIVSAILFKLNKPITILASNVSLPPFIPFLIFASYKVGGWWLGKNAMHIEFNQLLSPAAIQKNLLQYVIGSLTLAVVIPALTGALVYWMAKKHTAPTNILEN; encoded by the coding sequence ATAGTTCGCGATGTTATACTGCGCTCGCACGAACCGCCAATTACCAAAGCTGCATCGGTAGCTACCGGATTGTTTTGGGGCTTATCGCCATTTTGGGGATTCCACACCGGAGGAGCTATAGTTTCTGCCATTCTTTTTAAGCTCAACAAACCCATCACCATTTTGGCATCCAATGTTAGCTTGCCGCCCTTTATTCCGTTTCTTATTTTTGCTTCCTACAAAGTTGGTGGCTGGTGGCTAGGCAAAAACGCCATGCACATAGAGTTTAACCAACTACTCTCGCCCGCTGCCATTCAAAAAAACTTATTGCAATATGTAATTGGCAGCCTTACACTGGCAGTGGTAATTCCCGCACTTACAGGCGCTTTGGTGTATTGGATGGCGAAAAAACATACTGCCCCAACTAATATTTTGGAAAATTAA
- a CDS encoding glycosyltransferase family 2 protein: MNTKEKFTALKCCVLLPTYNNSKTLEQVIKDVLEYSNDVCVVNDGSTDNTTEILSRYPTLKVLSYTPNQGKGWALRKGFEFALSHGYHYVISMDTDGQHFASDLPAMLQALEENGNAIIIGARNMNQDSVPGKSSFGNKFSNFWFTLETGIKLPDTQSGFRVYPVKAMQNIRFFTRKFEFEIEVIVRGAWSGLQVIAIPVKVYYPPAGERISHFRPFKDFSRISVLNTVLVFFTFAWIKPRNFFRSLKKKTLDK, translated from the coding sequence ATGAACACTAAAGAAAAATTTACCGCGCTTAAATGCTGTGTGCTTTTACCTACTTACAACAACAGCAAAACTTTAGAGCAAGTAATAAAAGATGTGCTGGAATACAGCAACGATGTATGTGTGGTAAACGATGGCTCTACCGATAATACTACCGAAATTTTAAGCCGCTATCCTACTTTAAAAGTGCTAAGCTACACTCCCAACCAAGGCAAAGGATGGGCACTGCGCAAAGGTTTTGAGTTTGCACTTTCGCACGGTTACCACTACGTTATTTCTATGGATACCGATGGCCAGCATTTTGCATCGGATTTGCCGGCCATGCTGCAAGCACTCGAAGAAAACGGCAATGCCATTATTATTGGAGCACGCAATATGAACCAAGACAGCGTGCCGGGCAAAAGTAGCTTTGGCAATAAATTTTCAAACTTTTGGTTCACCTTAGAAACCGGCATTAAACTCCCCGATACCCAAAGCGGATTTAGAGTGTATCCGGTAAAAGCCATGCAAAACATTCGCTTTTTCACCAGAAAATTTGAGTTTGAAATTGAAGTAATTGTACGCGGAGCATGGAGCGGATTGCAAGTAATTGCCATTCCGGTAAAAGTATATTACCCACCTGCCGGGGAACGCATTTCGCACTTTCGTCCGTTCAAAGATTTTTCGCGCATTAGCGTACTCAATACGGTTTTGGTGTTTTTTACCTTTGCATGGATAAAGCCGCGCAACTTCTTTAGAAGTCTTAAAAAAAAAACTTTAGACAAATAG
- a CDS encoding 3-hydroxyacyl-ACP dehydratase, with amino-acid sequence MLQPKLFDVIHLQTGTQSLLATVMLNGAHPIFSGHFPGSPVLPGVCQIEMLKEILENGLNTKLSIPDIGSVKFLNVIEPQHTPELKVQIDFNTPVNGIYNTSASIAAGERFFLKFKGNFKTTNEH; translated from the coding sequence ATGCTGCAACCTAAACTATTTGATGTTATACACTTGCAAACCGGAACTCAGTCGCTGCTGGCAACAGTTATGCTGAATGGTGCCCACCCTATTTTTAGCGGGCATTTTCCGGGTTCGCCCGTGCTGCCCGGTGTGTGCCAAATTGAGATGCTGAAAGAAATTTTAGAAAACGGTTTAAACACCAAACTATCAATACCCGACATTGGCAGCGTAAAATTTTTGAATGTTATTGAACCGCAACACACTCCCGAACTTAAAGTTCAAATAGATTTTAACACCCCTGTAAACGGCATATACAATACTTCTGCATCGATTGCTGCGGGAGAGCGCTTTTTCTTAAAATTCAAAGGCAACTTTAAAACTACCAATGAACACTAA
- a CDS encoding outer membrane lipoprotein carrier protein LolA, whose protein sequence is MYTGLVTLFLFFIASLQTMQAQQFAMPKNEQELKQKIAAASSKIQSVQCDFVQEKKLSMMKDKSASKGVFYFSKPGKVRLEYRQPNFQAMIVNGSNAYMQDKTKTTKVSISKSKAFQQLNKIIVSSITGSMLESKDFTSKILENDKQVKLELTPLSKSIKGFLSSIVLVLDKRDYTATRLELHEDGGDYTLLSFSNKVVNSTLPETLFNAQ, encoded by the coding sequence ATGTACACCGGCTTAGTTACCTTATTCTTGTTTTTTATTGCAAGCCTGCAAACCATGCAGGCACAGCAGTTTGCCATGCCTAAAAACGAGCAGGAACTGAAACAAAAAATCGCTGCCGCATCTTCTAAAATACAAAGCGTGCAATGCGATTTTGTGCAAGAAAAAAAACTAAGTATGATGAAAGATAAAAGCGCCTCTAAAGGCGTGTTTTATTTTTCTAAGCCGGGCAAAGTGCGTTTAGAATACCGCCAGCCCAATTTTCAGGCAATGATTGTAAACGGCTCTAATGCTTATATGCAAGATAAAACAAAAACCACTAAAGTAAGCATCTCAAAAAGTAAAGCCTTTCAACAGCTCAATAAAATAATTGTAAGCAGCATTACTGGAAGCATGTTAGAAAGCAAAGACTTTACTTCAAAAATTTTGGAAAACGATAAGCAGGTAAAACTTGAACTTACGCCACTTTCAAAATCAATAAAAGGTTTCTTATCGTCTATTGTGCTGGTGCTGGATAAACGCGACTATACTGCCACACGCTTAGAATTGCACGAAGACGGTGGCGACTACACGCTTCTTTCTTTTTCAAACAAAGTGGTAAACAGCACCTTACCCGAAACTCTTTTTAACGCTCAATAG